From the Paramagnetospirillum magnetotacticum MS-1 genome, one window contains:
- a CDS encoding L,D-transpeptidase family protein, whose translation MLSSRPLLFSLTMGLAVLGWDVPAQAQSAAETQRRIEAAIATAPTADPAQDGKALRDFYRARQGLPAWSGDNAASGKALLAQISGLALAQGLDPAAYALPTGAGEMDADVLISAALLRFGRDLSVGAVLPARNLGGFGAETRGEFDGARFLKALAEGKPLTEQIDVISPQYVGYMRLRDGLEKARAIAAAGGWPSIPDGAKLVPGDTDDRVPVLRRRLIASGDLGDGLAEGRTYDAPLAEAVKRFQLRHGLEPDATIGGKTLAHLNVPADARARQIAVNMERWRWMPHSFGRHHIAVNIAAQQMEVVEDGAVAMSMRVVVGDVKHPTPSMSTTMSSVVLNPAWRVPTSIANKEILPKLRKDPNYLTSSKLQIVDYPEGSPESAGDGVDWNAIGKKFPYRLRQPPGPDNALGQLKFNLTDSDDIYMHDTNNRRVFGRSYRALSHGCVRLERPVELGELMLGPRWQGKLAENIAANRSTRTLMLERTTQVYMMYWTAWTDEAGILHFRDDIYGHDRRLMTAMERSRSPAPRPASGRS comes from the coding sequence GTGTTGTCGTCTCGCCCACTGCTATTCTCGCTCACCATGGGCCTGGCCGTTCTCGGCTGGGACGTGCCTGCTCAGGCCCAATCCGCTGCCGAGACGCAGCGACGTATTGAAGCGGCCATCGCCACCGCGCCCACGGCCGACCCGGCCCAGGATGGCAAGGCTCTGCGGGATTTTTACCGTGCCCGCCAGGGCCTGCCCGCCTGGAGCGGCGATAATGCCGCCTCGGGCAAGGCATTGCTGGCCCAGATCAGCGGTTTGGCCTTGGCGCAGGGACTCGACCCCGCGGCCTATGCCCTGCCCACCGGCGCCGGAGAGATGGATGCCGACGTCCTGATCAGCGCGGCCCTGCTGCGTTTCGGGCGCGACTTGTCCGTCGGCGCCGTCCTTCCGGCCCGCAATCTGGGTGGGTTCGGCGCCGAGACTCGTGGAGAGTTCGACGGCGCCCGTTTCCTCAAGGCTCTTGCCGAGGGCAAGCCCCTGACCGAACAGATCGACGTCATATCCCCCCAATATGTTGGCTATATGCGCCTGCGTGACGGATTGGAAAAGGCGCGCGCCATCGCCGCCGCAGGCGGCTGGCCCAGCATTCCCGACGGCGCCAAGCTGGTCCCAGGCGACACCGACGACCGCGTCCCTGTCCTGCGCCGCCGTCTGATCGCCTCGGGCGATCTGGGCGACGGTCTGGCCGAGGGCCGGACCTATGATGCCCCTCTGGCCGAGGCGGTCAAGCGCTTCCAGCTCCGCCACGGTCTTGAGCCCGACGCCACCATCGGCGGCAAGACTCTGGCTCATCTCAATGTTCCCGCCGATGCCAGGGCGCGCCAGATCGCGGTCAATATGGAACGCTGGCGCTGGATGCCCCATTCCTTCGGTCGCCACCACATCGCCGTCAACATCGCCGCCCAGCAGATGGAAGTGGTCGAGGACGGGGCCGTGGCCATGTCCATGCGGGTGGTGGTCGGCGACGTCAAGCACCCAACGCCCAGCATGAGCACCACCATGAGTTCGGTGGTTCTCAACCCCGCCTGGCGGGTGCCGACCAGCATCGCCAACAAGGAAATCCTGCCCAAGCTGCGCAAGGATCCCAACTATCTGACCAGCAGCAAGCTCCAGATCGTCGATTATCCTGAGGGCAGCCCGGAATCGGCGGGCGATGGTGTCGATTGGAACGCCATCGGCAAGAAATTCCCCTATCGCCTGCGTCAGCCTCCGGGGCCGGATAACGCCCTTGGCCAGTTGAAGTTCAACCTGACCGATTCTGACGATATCTACATGCATGACACCAATAACCGCAGGGTGTTCGGACGCTCCTACCGGGCATTGTCCCATGGCTGCGTCAGGCTGGAACGGCCTGTGGAACTGGGCGAGTTGATGCTGGGCCCGCGTTGGCAGGGCAAGCTGGCGGAAAACATCGCGGCCAATCGGTCCACCCGCACCTTGATGCTGGAGCGGACCACCCAGGTCTACATGATGTATTGGACCGCCTGGACCGACGAGGCCGGAATTCTTCACTTCCGTGACGACATATACGGCCATGACCGACGGCTTATGACCGCCATGGAGCGCAGCCGGAGTCCCGCGCCCCGCCCCGCATCGGGCCGGTCCTGA
- a CDS encoding rhodanese-like domain-containing protein has protein sequence MTTLSSLGYAGEITPAEAWDRLASDPSAKIIDVRTQAEWSFVGVPDLAPVGKQVLLVSWQVFPTMARNDAFAAQVEAHGVKKDDTVLLLCRSGVRSRAAAEFLTQLGYTAAWNITDGFEGPHDPAKHRGAVAGWKASALPWVQG, from the coding sequence ATGACCACCCTCTCCTCTCTCGGCTATGCCGGTGAAATCACCCCGGCCGAAGCCTGGGACCGCCTTGCCTCCGACCCCTCGGCCAAGATCATCGACGTCCGCACCCAGGCGGAATGGTCCTTTGTCGGCGTCCCCGACCTGGCGCCGGTGGGCAAGCAGGTCCTGCTGGTCTCTTGGCAGGTTTTCCCCACCATGGCCCGCAACGACGCCTTCGCCGCCCAAGTGGAAGCCCACGGCGTGAAGAAAGACGATACGGTATTGCTGCTTTGCCGCTCGGGCGTGCGCTCGCGCGCTGCGGCTGAATTCCTGACCCAATTAGGCTATACCGCCGCCTGGAATATCACGGATGGGTTCGAGGGCCCCCACGACCCCGCCAAGCACCGCGGCGCCGTGGCCGGGTGGAAAGCCTCGGCCCTTCCGTGGGTCCAAGGCTGA
- a CDS encoding nitrite/sulfite reductase yields MKDATHADLSVIEPLVRSSDLAEYRQGLQRHQSGEWDAERFTAFRLRHGVYGQKQAGVQMVRIKIPGGIVPTPWLKTLARVNRDFAKGPAHITTRQDFQLYYVPLERSADMLEVLNAGGITTREACGNTLRNMTSCALAGACGRELVDAGKVAEQLARTWLRHPLVQHMPRKMKFTVSGCATDCGASPIHDLGFVAVEKDGKPGFKVLAGGGLGGQPIMAAEVLSFVPEEDLPTVIEATARIHQRYSNRRDRALARLKFVLKRFGAEKFTALFREEFDRLKNLPQRPWQPLAWRKPIEAPVARTPVGVVPGHDGKVALVIYVPLGNIDSDQLDALHDIAVRAGVTRLSTTRDQKLALLDVAKDKVDEVTRAVRAIGLDIPATALDVPDVVSCPGTTTCRIGITNSQSFGIQVEKEAQGAPDAKGVSVHVSGCQNSCGLHHVADIGLHGMGKKIDGKPAPHYQLHFGGDAYAGRVGLEGPVVPARLANQAVALLRREIQAARLGGESTRAWAERLGKDGINEVLKPLAAAEGDDLFTDWGDKDVFLGPPKAKGECAAPQVSTTYYTDLADDGLINLDRFLARGRWPEALKAGEVASVYALRLLLATHGVVTEDDQDAESIFALFRSSQAASIEAVNAFESVLAERTSALVAGEAASYREAVAYFIDTVGVLITKPKAPVVAEVGDLASILSGVA; encoded by the coding sequence ATGAAGGACGCCACCCACGCCGACCTTTCCGTCATCGAGCCTCTGGTTCGCAGTTCGGATCTGGCGGAATACCGGCAAGGCCTTCAGCGCCATCAGAGCGGCGAATGGGATGCCGAGCGCTTTACCGCGTTCCGCCTGCGCCACGGTGTCTACGGCCAGAAGCAGGCCGGTGTCCAGATGGTTCGCATCAAGATTCCGGGCGGCATCGTGCCGACGCCTTGGCTGAAGACCCTGGCCCGCGTCAACCGCGATTTCGCCAAGGGTCCGGCCCATATCACCACTCGGCAGGATTTCCAGCTGTATTACGTGCCGCTGGAGCGTTCCGCCGACATGCTGGAAGTCCTCAACGCCGGGGGCATCACCACCCGCGAGGCTTGCGGCAATACGCTGCGCAACATGACGTCTTGCGCCCTGGCCGGGGCCTGCGGCCGCGAACTGGTGGACGCCGGCAAGGTGGCCGAGCAACTGGCGCGGACGTGGTTGCGTCATCCGCTGGTCCAGCACATGCCGCGCAAGATGAAGTTCACCGTATCGGGCTGTGCCACCGATTGCGGCGCCTCGCCCATTCACGACCTGGGCTTTGTCGCCGTGGAAAAGGACGGCAAGCCGGGGTTCAAGGTTCTGGCCGGCGGCGGTCTGGGTGGTCAGCCCATCATGGCGGCGGAAGTTCTGTCCTTCGTGCCTGAGGAGGACCTGCCCACCGTCATCGAGGCCACCGCCCGCATTCACCAGCGCTATTCCAACCGCCGCGACCGCGCCCTGGCCCGTCTCAAATTCGTTCTCAAGCGCTTTGGGGCCGAGAAGTTCACCGCCCTGTTCAGGGAAGAATTCGATCGTCTGAAGAACCTGCCGCAGCGCCCCTGGCAGCCCCTGGCCTGGCGCAAGCCGATTGAGGCCCCCGTGGCCCGCACCCCCGTGGGTGTGGTTCCCGGCCATGACGGCAAGGTGGCCCTGGTGATCTATGTGCCTCTGGGCAACATCGATTCCGATCAACTGGACGCGCTTCACGACATCGCCGTGAGGGCGGGGGTTACCCGCCTGTCCACCACCCGTGATCAGAAGCTGGCCCTTCTGGACGTGGCCAAGGACAAGGTCGATGAGGTGACGAGGGCCGTGCGCGCCATTGGCCTGGACATTCCCGCTACGGCCCTGGACGTTCCCGATGTGGTGTCGTGCCCCGGCACCACCACCTGCCGCATCGGCATCACCAATTCCCAAAGCTTCGGCATCCAGGTGGAGAAGGAGGCCCAAGGGGCCCCCGACGCCAAGGGCGTCTCGGTGCATGTGTCGGGCTGCCAGAATTCCTGCGGCCTGCATCATGTGGCCGATATCGGCTTGCATGGCATGGGCAAGAAGATCGACGGCAAGCCCGCGCCCCACTACCAGCTTCACTTCGGCGGCGACGCCTATGCCGGTCGGGTGGGGCTGGAGGGCCCCGTCGTCCCCGCCCGCCTCGCCAACCAAGCCGTTGCGCTGTTGCGCCGGGAAATCCAGGCCGCCCGCCTTGGGGGCGAGTCCACCCGCGCCTGGGCCGAGCGTCTGGGCAAGGATGGCATCAATGAGGTACTCAAGCCCCTGGCGGCAGCCGAGGGCGATGATCTGTTCACCGATTGGGGCGACAAGGATGTCTTCCTCGGTCCGCCCAAGGCCAAGGGCGAATGCGCCGCGCCCCAGGTCAGCACCACCTATTACACCGATTTGGCCGATGACGGGCTGATCAATCTGGACCGTTTCCTTGCCCGTGGCCGCTGGCCCGAGGCTCTGAAGGCTGGCGAGGTGGCGAGTGTCTACGCCCTGCGTCTGCTGCTGGCCACCCACGGGGTGGTGACCGAGGATGACCAGGACGCCGAATCGATCTTCGCCCTGTTCCGTTCGTCGCAGGCGGCCAGCATCGAAGCCGTCAACGCCTTCGAATCCGTGCTGGCCGAGCGCACCTCCGCCCTGGTGGCTGGAGAGGCGGCGAGCTACCGCGAGGCGGTGGCCTATTTCATCGATACGGTGGGTGTGCTGATTACCAAGCCCAAGGCGCCCGTGGTGGCCGAGGTGGGTGATCTGGCCTCGATCCTGTCGGGGGTGGCTTGA
- a CDS encoding DUF882 domain-containing protein — translation MFDKAKSRRGFLGLGLSAAATLVISNPVEAAVRRLPERQIHLYNTHTGESLKSIYWAEGRYQTKSIAQISRFLRDHRNGQVHPMDPKLLDMMNSVQRKVGAKGPIHIICGYRSPATNAIMASLSDGVATQSLHTQGKAVDIRLPGHATRHVGKAALSLKAGGVGMYPESDFVHIDTGRVRTW, via the coding sequence ATGTTCGATAAGGCGAAAAGCCGGCGTGGCTTCCTTGGACTCGGTCTGAGCGCGGCAGCCACCCTGGTGATCAGCAATCCGGTCGAGGCCGCCGTCCGGCGCCTGCCCGAGCGCCAGATCCACCTTTACAACACCCATACGGGCGAATCGCTGAAGTCCATCTATTGGGCCGAAGGGCGCTACCAGACCAAGTCCATCGCCCAGATCAGCCGTTTCCTGCGCGATCACCGCAACGGCCAGGTCCACCCCATGGACCCCAAGCTGCTCGACATGATGAACTCGGTCCAGCGCAAGGTCGGCGCCAAGGGGCCGATCCACATCATCTGCGGCTATCGCTCTCCCGCCACCAACGCCATCATGGCCTCGCTCAGCGACGGCGTCGCCACCCAGTCCCTGCACACCCAGGGCAAGGCGGTGGATATCCGGCTGCCCGGCCACGCCACCCGCCATGTGGGTAAGGCCGCCCTGTCGCTCAAGGCGGGAGGCGTCGGCATGTATCCCGAATCCGATTTCGTCCACATCGACACCGGCCGCGTGCGGACCTGGTAG
- a CDS encoding response regulator transcription factor, with protein MQILVADDHKLVRDGLRPFLQELDPGAEILDAATLGEAIKVIEEKPGIGLVLLDLMMPGMDGLSGLEQIKTRIPETPVVIVSGYSTRDHVVSAVQAGAAGFIPKTVSGTAMVNALRLVLSGEKYLPSSTFFEDPNNQTINPAAAKPTGAPPPFDRLSRREGEILAQLVEGRTNKEIAIALSLQEITIKVHLRNVYRKIGAANRAQAVRIALQSGWVMPEVIN; from the coding sequence ATGCAAATCCTGGTGGCAGATGACCACAAATTGGTACGCGATGGCTTGAGACCGTTTCTGCAGGAACTCGACCCTGGCGCAGAGATTCTCGACGCCGCCACCTTGGGCGAGGCGATCAAGGTCATCGAGGAAAAGCCGGGAATCGGGCTGGTCCTTCTGGACCTGATGATGCCCGGCATGGATGGCCTTTCGGGGCTGGAGCAGATCAAGACCCGCATTCCAGAGACACCGGTGGTCATCGTTTCGGGCTATTCCACCCGCGACCATGTGGTGTCGGCTGTGCAGGCGGGCGCCGCGGGCTTCATCCCCAAGACGGTCAGCGGAACCGCCATGGTCAATGCGCTGCGCCTGGTCCTGTCTGGCGAGAAGTATCTCCCGTCCAGCACCTTCTTCGAAGACCCCAACAACCAGACCATCAATCCGGCGGCGGCCAAGCCCACCGGCGCGCCCCCCCCCTTCGACCGACTGTCGCGGCGCGAAGGCGAGATTCTTGCCCAACTGGTCGAGGGGCGCACCAACAAGGAAATCGCCATCGCGCTTTCCCTGCAGGAAATCACCATCAAGGTCCATCTGCGCAACGTCTACCGTAAGATCGGCGCCGCCAACCGCGCCCAGGCGGTACGGATCGCCCTGCAATCGGGCTGGGTGATGCCGGAAGTCATCAATTAG
- a CDS encoding ATP-binding protein: MSQDTNTGRRRMDQAAGLLVRTTEALLRASDETELLEQICRIGAEAGHCLCWIGYAGEGPERPVTIMARAGQSADYLDGLTVSWNDDPSGQGPTGIAIRNGQPYVVADTLTDPNFAPWRDKAERFGFRSGVALPVGEGDERIGALMYYATRPNMFDAQVVGMLMGVARNLSHGIAALRMRGRHQHVARELAESEQRYRSLVELAPDAIVVHGHGTILFANQAAIHAFGASSRSRLTGRLVLDLVHPESRDDALERLEAPPPGHILNHYRLLRLDGTPFEAEVLACSISFKGLPARLLVVRDISERTRVQETLMQTAKLATLGEMAAGLVHELSQPLNIIRLAAEGAMMLIERDKASQEFQTQQFALIAEQCERTAEIIDDIRIFSRRDTAPIQVFDAALAVRSAVEVLEGQFRPDGITVDLDLPTGPLPVSGRRIQLEQVMMNLLNNAHHALRDSKDAMPSDWTGKIAVRATRQDDSVQIVIDDNGPGIPDSMKPHLFEPFFTTKEAGRGTGLGLSVSHGLVVAMKGDLALGESPQGASFVITLPLDLHAAGPTPLPSLSPGRAPSAVSADAHILVVDDEATAAQTLARYLRELGYRVSIAGTGIEAWKLFSEDPADVVITDLRMPAGNGEQLVEKLRDYDPLLPIVIVTGHLGATERVAANLEDDRCAVLKKPVALGQLGELVTVFLRPPV, translated from the coding sequence ATGTCCCAGGATACCAATACCGGACGGCGCCGTATGGATCAGGCCGCCGGACTGCTGGTCCGCACCACCGAGGCGCTGTTGCGGGCTTCGGACGAGACGGAGCTACTGGAACAGATCTGCCGGATCGGGGCCGAGGCGGGACATTGTCTATGCTGGATCGGTTATGCCGGAGAAGGGCCTGAGCGGCCGGTCACGATCATGGCCCGTGCCGGGCAGTCGGCGGATTACCTGGACGGCCTGACCGTCAGTTGGAACGACGACCCGTCCGGCCAAGGCCCGACCGGCATCGCCATCCGCAACGGCCAGCCCTATGTGGTCGCGGACACCTTGACTGACCCGAATTTCGCCCCCTGGCGGGACAAGGCGGAACGCTTCGGTTTCCGCTCGGGCGTGGCCCTTCCCGTCGGCGAGGGTGACGAACGGATCGGCGCCCTCATGTACTACGCCACCCGGCCCAATATGTTCGATGCCCAAGTGGTCGGCATGCTGATGGGCGTGGCCCGCAATCTGTCGCACGGCATCGCCGCGCTACGCATGCGCGGCCGCCATCAGCATGTCGCCCGTGAACTGGCCGAAAGCGAGCAGCGTTACCGTTCCCTGGTGGAACTGGCCCCCGACGCCATCGTCGTCCATGGCCATGGCACCATCTTGTTTGCCAACCAGGCCGCCATCCACGCCTTCGGCGCCAGTTCCCGATCCCGCCTCACCGGAAGGCTGGTCCTGGATCTGGTCCATCCCGAAAGCCGCGACGACGCGCTGGAACGTCTGGAAGCGCCGCCGCCCGGTCATATCCTCAATCACTATCGGTTGCTGCGCCTGGACGGCACGCCTTTCGAAGCGGAGGTCCTGGCCTGTTCCATCTCGTTCAAGGGGCTTCCAGCCCGGCTGCTGGTGGTCCGCGACATCAGCGAGCGCACCAGGGTGCAGGAAACCCTGATGCAGACCGCCAAACTGGCCACGCTGGGTGAGATGGCCGCCGGTCTGGTCCACGAATTGTCCCAACCCCTCAACATCATCCGTCTTGCCGCCGAGGGCGCCATGATGCTGATCGAGCGGGATAAGGCCTCACAGGAATTCCAGACCCAGCAATTCGCCCTGATCGCCGAGCAATGTGAACGGACCGCCGAGATCATCGACGATATCCGCATCTTCTCGCGCCGCGACACGGCTCCCATTCAGGTTTTCGACGCGGCTCTGGCGGTACGCTCCGCCGTCGAAGTGCTCGAAGGTCAATTCCGCCCCGACGGGATCACCGTCGATCTGGACCTGCCCACCGGCCCTCTTCCCGTGAGCGGACGGCGCATCCAGTTGGAGCAGGTGATGATGAATCTGCTGAACAACGCCCATCACGCGCTGCGCGATTCCAAGGATGCCATGCCCTCCGACTGGACCGGCAAGATCGCGGTCAGGGCCACCCGCCAGGATGACAGCGTGCAAATCGTCATCGACGACAACGGTCCAGGCATCCCCGATTCCATGAAACCCCATCTGTTCGAACCCTTCTTCACCACCAAGGAGGCCGGTCGCGGCACGGGGCTTGGCCTGTCGGTCAGTCATGGCCTCGTTGTCGCCATGAAGGGCGATCTGGCCTTGGGGGAGAGCCCCCAGGGCGCCAGCTTCGTCATTACCCTGCCGCTGGATCTGCATGCCGCCGGTCCGACGCCCCTGCCCTCTCTGTCGCCGGGCCGGGCGCCGTCGGCCGTATCAGCCGACGCACACATCCTGGTGGTTGACGACGAGGCCACCGCCGCCCAGACCCTGGCCCGCTACCTGCGCGAGCTTGGCTATCGGGTCAGCATCGCCGGGACGGGAATCGAGGCCTGGAAGTTGTTCTCCGAAGACCCCGCCGACGTGGTCATCACCGATCTGCGCATGCCCGCTGGCAATGGCGAACAACTGGTGGAAAAGCTGCGCGACTACGACCCGCTGCTGCCCATCGTCATCGTCACCGGCCATCTGGGCGCCACCGAGCGGGTCGCCGCCAATCTGGAGGACGACCGTTGCGCCGTCCTGAAAAAGCCCGTCGCCCTGGGACAGTTGGGGGAACTGGTCACGGTATTTCTGCGGCCGCCCGTTTAG
- a CDS encoding 5-(carboxyamino)imidazole ribonucleotide synthase codes for MSHDPTSSPLPPGSTIGIIGGGQLGRMAALAAARLGYLVHIFTPETGSPAAQVSDAVTIARYDDQDAIERFVRSVDVVTFEFENIPAESVRHMAELVPVRPCWSVLEVAQDRCNEKRFFNSIGIETAPWRPVGSLDELRQAIDAIGRPAVLKTARLGYDGKGQVKIGPDTDLAEAWAALGAGLDEAGLGVLEGFIDFLGEISVIVARGADGEWAAFDPVWNVHRDHILDTTTVPAPISPSLIGQAMDIAHRAAEALGVVGLLAVEMFVTPNGLLANEMAPRPHNSGHWTMDACVTDQFEQFIRAVCGLPLGTPERHSNAEMKNLIGADVDQWLAILKDPSARLHLYGKAEARPGRKMGHVNRIWPRSDR; via the coding sequence GTGAGCCACGACCCCACGTCGTCACCGCTGCCGCCCGGCAGCACCATCGGCATTATCGGCGGCGGCCAGCTGGGCCGCATGGCCGCCCTGGCTGCGGCGCGGCTGGGCTATCTCGTCCACATCTTCACGCCCGAGACCGGCTCCCCCGCCGCCCAGGTGAGCGACGCCGTCACCATCGCCCGCTACGACGACCAGGACGCCATCGAGCGCTTTGTCCGTTCGGTGGACGTGGTGACCTTCGAGTTCGAGAATATTCCGGCGGAAAGCGTCCGCCATATGGCCGAACTGGTACCGGTTCGGCCGTGCTGGAGCGTTCTGGAAGTGGCCCAGGACCGCTGCAACGAAAAGCGCTTCTTCAATTCCATCGGCATCGAGACCGCGCCCTGGCGTCCGGTGGGCAGCCTGGACGAGCTGCGCCAGGCCATCGACGCGATCGGACGGCCCGCCGTACTGAAGACCGCCCGGCTGGGCTATGACGGCAAGGGCCAGGTCAAGATCGGTCCCGATACCGACCTGGCCGAGGCCTGGGCCGCCCTGGGCGCCGGACTGGACGAGGCCGGTCTGGGCGTTCTCGAGGGCTTTATCGACTTTCTGGGTGAAATCTCAGTCATCGTGGCGCGCGGCGCCGATGGCGAATGGGCCGCCTTCGATCCGGTGTGGAACGTCCATCGCGACCATATCCTCGACACCACCACCGTCCCCGCCCCCATCTCCCCCTCGCTCATCGGTCAGGCCATGGATATCGCCCATCGCGCCGCCGAAGCGCTGGGCGTGGTGGGATTGCTGGCGGTGGAGATGTTCGTCACCCCCAATGGGCTTCTGGCCAACGAGATGGCCCCCCGGCCGCACAATTCCGGCCACTGGACCATGGATGCCTGCGTCACCGACCAGTTCGAGCAGTTCATCCGCGCCGTCTGCGGTCTGCCGCTGGGCACGCCGGAACGCCACTCCAACGCCGAAATGAAGAATCTGATCGGCGCCGATGTGGATCAGTGGCTGGCCATCCTGAAGGACCCTTCGGCGCGCCTGCATCTCTACGGCAAGGCCGAGGCCCGCCCCGGGCGCAAGATGGGCCATGTCAACCGGATCTGGCCCCGATCCGACCGGTGA
- a CDS encoding DedA family protein, with the protein MEELVVHVLTQYGYLLYPFITAWTFVEGETVVIVTGVLASEGRFRIHVEMLALAALTGSFFGDQLYYYIGRRYGTPLLKRWPSLSGRIDWAFETVNRSPAVFILSFRWIYGVRNVAPFIVGIAGVPRVKYLVLNFIAAAIWAHSFAWGGFFMGRKLEEWLGDSKWFVLGGFIVFMIGFGVFGAMRGRAKSAPKAAEPSEPT; encoded by the coding sequence TTGGAAGAGCTGGTCGTCCACGTCCTGACGCAATACGGATACCTGCTCTATCCGTTCATTACCGCCTGGACCTTCGTCGAAGGCGAGACGGTGGTGATCGTGACGGGCGTCCTGGCCTCGGAAGGCCGTTTTCGCATCCATGTGGAAATGCTGGCCCTGGCGGCGCTGACCGGAAGCTTTTTCGGCGACCAGCTCTATTACTATATCGGCCGCCGCTACGGGACGCCGCTGCTCAAGCGCTGGCCCAGTCTGTCGGGACGCATCGACTGGGCCTTCGAGACGGTCAACCGCAGCCCGGCCGTCTTCATCTTGTCGTTCCGCTGGATCTATGGGGTGCGCAACGTGGCGCCCTTCATCGTCGGCATCGCGGGCGTGCCGCGCGTCAAATATCTGGTGCTGAACTTCATCGCGGCGGCCATCTGGGCTCATTCCTTCGCCTGGGGCGGCTTCTTCATGGGCCGCAAGCTGGAGGAATGGCTGGGCGACAGCAAATGGTTCGTGCTGGGCGGATTCATCGTCTTCATGATCGGCTTTGGAGTATTTGGCGCCATGCGCGGACGCGCCAAGAGCGCACCCAAAGCGGCCGAGCCTTCGGAACCGACCTAG
- the purE gene encoding 5-(carboxyamino)imidazole ribonucleotide mutase, whose protein sequence is MGKVVPPQVGIIMGSQSDWETMRHAAQVLSDLGIAFETRVVSAHRTPKRLYDYATSAKGRGLKVIIAGAGGAAHLPGMAAAMTTLPVFGVPVESKALKGMDSLLSIVQMPGGIPVGTLAIGKAGATNAALLAGAVIALMEPGVDKALEAWRARQTESVAEAPVDPDSPDLIRP, encoded by the coding sequence ATGGGCAAAGTAGTGCCTCCCCAGGTCGGCATCATCATGGGCAGCCAGTCCGACTGGGAAACCATGCGTCACGCAGCCCAGGTGCTGAGCGATCTGGGCATCGCCTTCGAGACCAGGGTTGTCTCGGCCCACCGCACGCCCAAGCGCCTCTACGACTACGCCACCTCGGCCAAGGGCCGCGGCCTCAAGGTCATCATCGCCGGGGCTGGCGGCGCCGCCCATCTGCCTGGCATGGCCGCCGCCATGACCACGCTTCCGGTCTTCGGCGTGCCCGTGGAAAGCAAGGCGCTGAAGGGCATGGACTCGCTGCTGTCCATCGTCCAGATGCCCGGCGGCATTCCCGTGGGAACCCTGGCCATCGGTAAAGCGGGCGCCACCAATGCCGCCCTGCTGGCCGGAGCGGTCATCGCCCTGATGGAGCCCGGTGTGGACAAGGCTCTGGAAGCCTGGCGCGCCCGCCAGACCGAATCCGTGGCCGAGGCGCCCGTAGACCCCGATTCTCCCGACCTGATCCGCCCGTGA
- a CDS encoding GGDEF domain-containing protein, whose product MANQFRSEPVYSVGHVNEYALDRDSHPPGHHPHSPYPPNEPPHIQHSVADVASILGLPDAAITPAVLKAVTGLLSEADRLRWMDSQSRRRQAFLEGLADRDATVPALNRRGFIRELEGLLSTGHGSGTLVLLHVAGIESLRQSLGLAAGDGALRHVTAHLVGALRSSDPVGLMGGSDFALLLSGTELAAARDKVRDIMERINQQPFYWQGDVHAFALFSGYHVLQPGENAESAVAAADRARRGLAG is encoded by the coding sequence ATGGCAAACCAGTTTCGCAGCGAGCCGGTTTACTCGGTCGGGCATGTCAACGAATACGCCCTGGACAGGGATTCCCATCCTCCGGGCCATCATCCCCATTCGCCCTATCCGCCCAACGAACCGCCCCATATCCAGCACAGCGTGGCCGATGTGGCCTCCATCCTGGGACTGCCCGATGCCGCCATCACTCCGGCGGTGCTCAAGGCGGTGACCGGCCTGCTGAGCGAGGCCGACCGGCTGCGCTGGATGGATTCCCAGTCCCGACGCCGCCAGGCGTTTCTCGAGGGGCTGGCCGATCGCGACGCGACGGTGCCCGCGCTGAACCGTCGCGGTTTCATCCGCGAGCTCGAGGGGCTGCTCAGCACCGGCCATGGCTCGGGAACCCTGGTTCTGCTGCATGTGGCCGGTATCGAGAGTCTGCGCCAGTCCCTGGGGCTGGCGGCGGGCGATGGGGCGCTGCGCCACGTTACCGCCCATCTGGTTGGGGCGTTGCGCAGCTCCGACCCGGTGGGGCTGATGGGAGGTAGCGACTTCGCCTTGCTGCTGTCGGGAACCGAGCTTGCGGCGGCGCGCGACAAGGTGCGCGACATCATGGAACGCATCAACCAGCAGCCATTCTATTGGCAGGGCGACGTTCACGCCTTCGCCCTGTTCTCCGGCTACCATGTGCTGCAGCCGGGCGAGAACGCGGAATCCGCCGTGGCGGCAGCCGACCGGGCACGGCGCGGGCTGGCCGGGTAA